In a genomic window of Burkholderiales bacterium:
- a CDS encoding hypothetical protein (possible pseudo, frameshifted) — MLAAGEEALECQRVLAKGGLNLVGEVLKGHGTFYEYEHYPPDDVFDGETFSQYYYHAHRGVAGEHGHFHTFLRSGGMPLGVAPVAHEGEEPWPSGSEAIAHLIAVSMDAYGRAIGLFAVNRWVTGDTWYPAPDVIRMLDRFAIDHAYPSWPLNRWLTALFRLYRPHMEALLHHRDQVVACWAAEHPGQDVYEDRRLEVTGWLPVDVEQDVARLRALAGGVRRRAGAGR; from the coding sequence ATGCTGGCGGCGGGGGAAGAGGCGCTGGAGTGCCAGCGGGTGCTGGCGAAAGGGGGACTCAACCTGGTGGGGGAAGTCCTCAAGGGCCACGGCACCTTCTACGAGTACGAGCACTATCCGCCGGACGACGTCTTCGACGGCGAGACCTTCAGCCAGTACTACTACCACGCCCACCGGGGCGTGGCGGGGGAGCACGGCCACTTCCACACCTTCCTGCGCTCGGGCGGCATGCCGCTGGGGGTCGCGCCCGTCGCCCACGAGGGCGAGGAGCCATGGCCTTCGGGGAGCGAGGCCATCGCCCACCTGATCGCCGTGTCCATGGACGCCTACGGCCGTGCCATCGGGCTCTTCGCGGTGAACCGCTGGGTCACCGGGGACACTTGGTACCCGGCCCCGGACGTGATCCGCATGCTGGACCGGTTCGCCATCGACCATGCGTATCCCTCCTGGCCCCTCAACCGCTGGCTCACCGCCTTGTTCCGGCTCTACCGTCCCCACATGGAGGCGCTGCTCCATCACCGGGACCAGGTGGTGGCCTGCTGGGCTGCCGAGCACCCGGGACAGGACGTCTACGAGGACCGCCGGCTGGAAGTCACGGGGTGGCTTCCGGTGGACGTGGAGCAGGACGTGGCGCGCCTGCGGGCCCTGGCGGGCGGGGTGCGGCGGCGCGCGGGGGCGGGGCGATAA
- a CDS encoding membrane protein, whose amino-acid sequence MPPAEARSARRSGAVPQRKVLACAAAAMVILTALTGAESPRLALLFAIGALIGATMYHAHFGFTGAYRRLLTRGEVDGVQAQLAMLALASVLFAPLLEAGSVLGRPVAGAVAPAGWQVAIGAFLFGIGMQLGGGCGSGTLYTVGGGSLRMLFTLAAFCAGGFWASLHMEHWERLPVWESRSLAELMGWAQALALQLAALALLAGIAGRFGRRRAPAPPERFGWERLLAGPWPLAAGAVLLALLNAATLAVAGHPWSITWAFTLWGGKAAMLLGWDPEGEPFWNAPFQRAALESPLLSDVTSVMDIGMIIGALAAAGASGRFAPRLAMPAGLLAAAVIGGLLMGYGARLAYGCNIGAFFSGIASTSLHGWLWIAAALPGNWVGVRLRPWFGFKD is encoded by the coding sequence ATGCCGCCCGCTGAGGCGCGATCGGCGCGGCGCTCCGGCGCCGTCCCGCAACGGAAGGTGCTGGCGTGCGCCGCGGCGGCGATGGTGATCCTGACGGCGCTGACCGGTGCCGAGTCGCCGCGGCTCGCGCTGCTCTTCGCCATCGGCGCCCTCATCGGCGCCACTATGTACCACGCCCATTTCGGCTTCACCGGCGCCTACCGGCGGCTGCTCACCCGGGGCGAAGTGGACGGGGTGCAGGCGCAACTCGCGATGCTAGCCCTGGCGAGCGTTCTGTTCGCGCCGCTCCTCGAGGCCGGAAGCGTCCTCGGCCGGCCGGTCGCCGGCGCGGTGGCGCCGGCCGGCTGGCAGGTGGCGATCGGGGCCTTCCTCTTCGGCATCGGCATGCAGCTCGGGGGCGGCTGCGGCTCGGGCACCCTCTACACCGTGGGCGGGGGCAGCCTGCGCATGCTCTTCACCCTCGCCGCCTTCTGCGCGGGAGGCTTCTGGGCGAGCCTGCACATGGAGCACTGGGAGCGGCTTCCGGTGTGGGAATCGCGCAGCCTGGCGGAGCTCATGGGCTGGGCGCAAGCCCTGGCGCTCCAGCTCGCGGCGCTTGCCCTTCTCGCCGGGATCGCCGGGCGCTTCGGGCGCCGCCGGGCGCCGGCGCCGCCGGAGCGCTTCGGGTGGGAACGCCTCCTCGCGGGCCCCTGGCCCCTGGCGGCGGGGGCGGTGCTGCTCGCCCTCCTCAACGCCGCCACGCTGGCGGTGGCCGGGCACCCGTGGAGCATCACCTGGGCGTTCACTTTGTGGGGCGGCAAGGCGGCCATGCTGCTGGGCTGGGATCCCGAGGGCGAGCCTTTCTGGAACGCCCCGTTCCAGCGCGCCGCCCTGGAGTCGCCGCTGCTCTCCGACGTCACCTCGGTTATGGACATCGGCATGATAATCGGGGCGCTGGCCGCGGCGGGGGCTTCCGGTCGCTTCGCGCCGCGGCTGGCGATGCCGGCGGGGCTTCTCGCCGCGGCGGTGATCGGCGGGCTGCTGATGGGCTACGGCGCGCGCCTCGCCTACGGCTGCAACATCGGCGCCTTCTTCTCCGGGATCGCTTCCACGAGCCTCCACGGCTGGCTGTGGATCGCCGCGGCCCTGCCCGGCAACTGGGTGGGTGTGAGGCTCCGGCCCTGGTTCGGCTTCAAGGACTGA
- the dxs gene encoding 1-deoxy-D-xylulose-5-phosphate synthase, whose protein sequence is MIKKDPPSLLESIHSPLDLRQLPERQLAPLAVELRHFLVQSVAGCGGHFAAGLGTVELTIALHYVFDTPEDRLVWDVGHQCYPHKILTGRRDRLHTIRRKGGLSGFLRREESPYDAFGAGHSSTSISAALGMALASRAAGADRKVVAVIGDGGMTAGLAYEALDHAGNLDVDLLVVLNDNEMSISPNVGGLSHYLARLLSSRTYATVKKGGRKVLEAMPAMWDLAQRAEKQLKTMVVPGALFEELGFSYFGPVDGHDLNALVRVLRNLRALPGRRLLHVVTRKGKGYPPAEADPVKYHGVVPFDPAVGLGTGGSKGAATYTSVFGDWLCEMAARDPRLVAITPAMREGSGLVRFSKEFPERYFDVGIAEQHSVTLAAGLACEGMKPVVAIYSTFLQRAYDQLIHDVVIQKLPVLFAIDRAGLVGPDGPTHHGSYDLTYLNCLPGMVIMTPADENELRHMLYTGFLQDGPAAVRYPRANVTGVGLDVEMKPLPIGRAEVRREGRQVAFLVFGTLLGSVSSLAEAMDATLINMRFVKPLDEAAVLAAAEGHALVVTLEENAIAGGAGSAVNECLARHGVQTRVLNLGLPDRFIEHASREEALADAGLDPASIATAVTRRLQRDWAAGRVCGALGRDVA, encoded by the coding sequence ATGATAAAAAAGGATCCGCCATCCCTGCTCGAATCGATCCACTCCCCCCTCGACCTCCGGCAACTGCCGGAAAGGCAACTAGCGCCCTTGGCGGTGGAGCTGCGCCACTTCTTGGTGCAATCGGTGGCGGGCTGCGGCGGCCACTTCGCCGCCGGGCTGGGAACGGTGGAGCTGACCATCGCCCTGCACTACGTGTTCGACACCCCCGAGGATCGGCTGGTGTGGGACGTGGGCCACCAGTGCTATCCCCACAAGATCCTGACCGGCCGCCGTGACCGGCTCCACACCATTCGCCGCAAGGGCGGTCTATCGGGCTTTTTGAGGCGCGAGGAGAGCCCCTACGACGCGTTCGGGGCGGGCCATAGCAGCACGTCCATCAGCGCAGCCCTTGGCATGGCGCTTGCATCGCGCGCCGCCGGAGCCGACCGCAAGGTCGTGGCGGTCATCGGCGACGGCGGCATGACGGCCGGGCTCGCGTACGAAGCGCTGGATCATGCCGGCAACCTGGACGTGGATCTGCTGGTGGTGCTGAACGACAACGAGATGTCCATTTCGCCCAACGTCGGGGGGCTGTCCCACTACCTCGCGCGGCTCCTCTCGAGCCGCACCTACGCCACGGTGAAGAAAGGGGGTCGCAAAGTCCTGGAGGCAATGCCGGCCATGTGGGACCTGGCCCAACGCGCGGAGAAGCAGTTGAAGACCATGGTCGTCCCGGGCGCGCTGTTCGAGGAGCTGGGCTTCAGCTACTTCGGCCCGGTGGACGGCCACGACCTCAACGCCCTGGTGCGAGTGCTGCGCAACCTGCGGGCGCTGCCGGGACGCCGGCTGCTGCACGTGGTCACGCGCAAGGGCAAGGGTTATCCGCCGGCGGAGGCCGACCCGGTGAAGTACCACGGGGTCGTGCCGTTCGACCCGGCCGTGGGGCTGGGAACGGGGGGATCGAAAGGAGCCGCGACCTATACCAGCGTGTTCGGCGACTGGCTGTGCGAAATGGCCGCCCGCGATCCGCGCCTGGTGGCCATCACCCCCGCCATGCGCGAGGGTTCGGGGCTCGTGCGCTTCTCCAAGGAGTTTCCCGAGCGCTACTTCGACGTGGGCATCGCCGAGCAGCACAGCGTGACGCTGGCGGCCGGGCTGGCGTGCGAGGGGATGAAACCCGTGGTGGCGATCTACTCCACGTTCCTGCAGCGCGCCTACGATCAGCTCATCCACGACGTGGTGATCCAGAAGCTACCGGTCTTGTTCGCCATCGACCGGGCCGGGCTGGTCGGGCCGGACGGCCCCACCCATCACGGCAGCTACGATCTCACGTACCTCAACTGCCTCCCCGGGATGGTGATCATGACCCCCGCCGACGAGAACGAACTGCGCCACATGCTGTACACCGGCTTCCTGCAGGACGGGCCCGCCGCGGTGCGCTACCCCCGGGCAAACGTGACCGGCGTGGGGCTCGACGTGGAAATGAAGCCGCTTCCGATCGGCCGCGCCGAGGTGCGGCGGGAAGGCCGGCAGGTGGCCTTCCTGGTCTTCGGCACGCTCCTCGGCTCGGTGTCGTCCCTGGCCGAAGCCATGGACGCCACGCTCATCAACATGCGCTTCGTGAAGCCGCTCGACGAAGCCGCCGTGCTCGCCGCCGCCGAGGGGCACGCCCTCGTCGTCACCCTGGAGGAAAACGCGATAGCCGGCGGCGCGGGCAGCGCGGTGAACGAGTGCCTAGCGCGGCACGGGGTGCAGACCCGGGTGCTCAATCTCGGGTTGCCCGACCGGTTCATCGAGCACGCGAGCCGGGAAGAGGCGCTTGCGGACGCCGGGCTCGACCCGGCGTCCATCGCCACGGCGGTGACCCGCCGCCTGCAGCGGGATTGGGCCGCAGGCCGCGTCTGCGGCGCCCTCGGCCGGGACGTAGCCTGA
- the ispH gene encoding 4-hydroxy-3-methylbut-2-enyl diphosphate reductase, with amino-acid sequence MEIVLAQPRGFCAGVVRAIEIVELALDAYGPPVYVFHEIVHNRFVVESLERRGAVFVEQLDGIPAGAVTIFSAHGVADTVVDQARQMGLQVIDATCPLVTKVHLQAQRYGRQGYEIVIIGHAGHEEVVGTMGSVRGIVHLISSVEDAARLQVADPRRVAYVTQTTLSLDDTREIIEALKRRFPDIQGPDLDDICYATQNRQNAVRALAREVDLLLVVGARNSSNSNRLREVGEQCGLAAHLIQDERDLDPRWLEGVRRVGVTAGASAPEVLVERVCHRLRTLGATSIRTLEGVRENVTFRLPAGLTRASAGSRTGERQV; translated from the coding sequence ATGGAGATCGTGCTTGCTCAGCCCCGCGGCTTCTGCGCCGGGGTGGTGAGGGCCATCGAGATCGTCGAGCTGGCTCTGGATGCCTACGGCCCCCCAGTCTACGTGTTCCACGAAATCGTCCACAACCGCTTCGTGGTCGAATCCCTGGAGCGGCGAGGCGCCGTTTTCGTCGAGCAACTGGACGGCATACCCGCGGGCGCGGTGACCATCTTCAGCGCCCATGGCGTGGCCGACACGGTGGTCGATCAGGCCCGACAAATGGGACTGCAAGTCATCGACGCCACGTGTCCCCTGGTCACCAAGGTGCACCTTCAGGCCCAGCGCTATGGGCGCCAGGGCTACGAGATCGTCATCATCGGCCATGCCGGGCACGAGGAGGTGGTCGGAACCATGGGTTCGGTGCGGGGGATCGTCCACCTCATCTCCAGCGTAGAGGATGCGGCGCGGCTCCAGGTGGCCGACCCGCGGCGGGTCGCCTACGTGACCCAGACCACCCTGAGCCTGGACGACACGCGGGAGATCATCGAAGCGCTCAAGCGCCGGTTCCCCGACATCCAGGGACCCGACCTGGACGATATCTGCTACGCCACGCAGAATCGGCAGAACGCCGTGCGCGCCCTGGCCCGGGAGGTGGACCTGCTACTGGTGGTGGGCGCGCGCAACAGCAGCAACTCCAACCGCCTGCGGGAAGTAGGGGAGCAGTGCGGGTTGGCGGCGCATTTGATCCAGGACGAGCGCGATCTCGATCCGCGGTGGCTCGAAGGCGTTCGGCGCGTGGGGGTGACGGCCGGCGCGTCGGCCCCCGAGGTGCTGGTGGAGCGGGTGTGCCACCGGCTGCGCACCCTTGGGGCCACCTCGATCCGCACCCTGGAAGGCGTTCGCGAGAATGTCACCTTCAGGCTTCCGGCCGGGCTGACCCGCGCCAGCGCCGGGTCCAGGACGGGCGAGCGGCAGGTCTGA
- a CDS encoding hopanoid biosynthesis associated radical SAM protein HpnH produces the protein MGLPLRQILRVGLYIAGQRLRGRTRYPVVLMLEPLFRCNLACAGCGKIDYPEPILNRQLSVEECLAAVDECGAPVVSIPGGEPLIHKDIARIVAGIVRRKKFVYLCTNALLLRKRMREFAPSPYLVFSIHLDGLRERHDASVCREGVFDKAVEAARLALARGFRVTFNCTLFRDEDPAEVARFLDFARDLGVEGVTISPGYSYQHAPRQDIFLRRNAAKRLFRSIFALGKGRGWRFSQSSLYLDFLAGNQPYQCTPWGNPTRNVFGWQRPCYLLVDEGYAPTFKALMEETDWDRYGVGRNPKCADCMVHCGFEPTAVNDAFSRPWKALYARLRGPRTDGPMAPELPVVYDDLGQAEGAAARVALK, from the coding sequence ATGGGATTGCCGCTGCGCCAGATCCTCCGCGTCGGGCTCTACATCGCCGGGCAACGGCTGCGCGGACGCACCCGCTACCCGGTGGTGCTCATGCTGGAACCCCTTTTCCGCTGCAACCTGGCCTGCGCCGGCTGCGGCAAGATCGACTACCCCGAGCCCATCCTGAACAGACAGTTGAGCGTGGAAGAGTGCCTGGCAGCGGTGGACGAATGCGGGGCGCCGGTGGTCTCCATCCCCGGGGGCGAGCCGCTGATCCACAAGGACATCGCCCGGATCGTGGCCGGGATCGTCCGGCGCAAGAAGTTCGTCTATCTGTGCACCAATGCGCTGCTGCTGAGGAAGCGCATGCGCGAGTTCGCCCCGTCGCCCTATCTCGTGTTTTCCATCCATCTGGACGGACTGCGGGAGCGGCACGACGCATCGGTCTGCCGCGAGGGCGTTTTCGACAAGGCGGTAGAAGCCGCCCGGCTTGCCCTGGCGCGCGGCTTCCGCGTGACCTTCAACTGCACCCTGTTCCGCGACGAGGACCCGGCCGAGGTGGCGCGGTTTCTCGATTTCGCGCGCGACCTGGGGGTCGAGGGCGTCACCATCAGCCCCGGCTACAGCTACCAGCACGCGCCGCGCCAGGACATCTTCCTGCGCCGCAACGCAGCCAAGCGACTGTTCCGCTCGATCTTCGCCCTCGGCAAGGGGCGCGGCTGGCGCTTCAGCCAGTCGAGCCTATACCTCGATTTTCTCGCTGGCAACCAGCCGTACCAGTGCACGCCCTGGGGCAACCCGACGCGCAACGTTTTCGGCTGGCAGCGGCCCTGTTACTTGCTGGTGGACGAGGGGTACGCTCCCACCTTCAAGGCGCTGATGGAGGAGACCGACTGGGACCGCTACGGGGTGGGGCGCAACCCGAAGTGCGCGGACTGCATGGTGCACTGCGGGTTCGAGCCGACGGCGGTGAACGACGCGTTTTCCCGTCCATGGAAAGCCCTGTACGCGCGGCTCCGGGGCCCGCGCACCGACGGTCCCATGGCCCCCGAGCTGCCCGTGGTCTACGACGATCTGGGGCAGGCCGAAGGGGCCGCAGCGCGGGTGGCGCTCAAATGA
- a CDS encoding glycosyl transferase family 2 yields MTGWLLAALPGFVLWTGLLLLPWRPWSIRERLDAEESSSEEDLSEVTALVPARNEARALAVTLPALAAQGRGLRIVLVDDQSEDGTAEAALATGVPGLTVVRGSPTPPGWAGKVWALAQGFARVRTRLTLLADADIALSPGLVAALRGKLEREHLMLVSLTAESPMRGFWEKLLAPAFVYFFKLLYPFALSNNAQSRRVAAAAGGCVLVDTWALRLIGGFTAIRSALIDDCALARAFKECSFPTWIGLTHSAVSVRPWRGLAGIWNAVARYAFEQLRHSTVLLALLSAVFLLAFVAPPAVALAAPHALAKALALAAMVAMAASYIPTLLYYGRSPLWAAALPLIGVLYLGMTWTSAWRHWRGAGVQWKGRSYSQASAGVTPPGRAG; encoded by the coding sequence ATGACGGGGTGGCTGCTGGCGGCGTTGCCCGGTTTCGTACTGTGGACCGGGCTGCTCCTCTTGCCGTGGCGGCCGTGGAGCATCCGCGAAAGGCTGGACGCCGAGGAGTCGAGCTCCGAGGAAGATCTGAGCGAGGTCACGGCGCTGGTTCCGGCGCGCAACGAGGCGCGGGCCCTGGCGGTGACCCTTCCCGCCCTGGCCGCCCAGGGGCGGGGCCTGCGCATCGTCCTGGTGGATGATCAGTCGGAGGACGGCACGGCGGAGGCGGCCCTCGCCACCGGCGTTCCGGGACTGACCGTGGTGCGCGGGTCGCCGACGCCCCCCGGCTGGGCGGGCAAGGTCTGGGCTCTCGCCCAGGGCTTTGCCCGGGTGCGCACCCGGTTGACCCTGCTCGCCGACGCCGACATCGCCCTGTCGCCGGGGCTCGTAGCCGCGCTGCGTGGAAAGCTCGAGCGGGAACACCTGATGCTCGTTTCCTTAACGGCGGAATCGCCGATGCGGGGCTTCTGGGAAAAGCTGCTCGCGCCCGCCTTTGTCTATTTCTTCAAGCTGCTCTATCCGTTCGCTCTGTCCAACAATGCCCAGTCGCGGCGCGTCGCGGCCGCCGCCGGTGGCTGCGTGCTGGTGGACACCTGGGCGTTGCGGCTCATCGGGGGGTTCACGGCGATTCGCTCGGCGCTGATCGACGACTGCGCCCTCGCCCGCGCGTTCAAGGAGTGCAGCTTCCCCACCTGGATCGGCCTCACCCACTCCGCAGTGAGCGTGCGTCCCTGGCGCGGCCTCGCCGGCATCTGGAACGCGGTGGCGCGCTACGCCTTCGAGCAGCTCCGGCACTCGACCGTGCTGCTCGCTCTGTTGAGCGCTGTCTTCCTGCTCGCATTCGTCGCTCCGCCGGCGGTGGCGCTCGCCGCGCCGCATGCGCTGGCGAAGGCGCTGGCCCTGGCTGCCATGGTGGCCATGGCCGCCTCGTACATCCCGACCCTGCTGTACTACGGGCGCTCGCCCCTGTGGGCGGCGGCGCTGCCGCTGATCGGGGTGCTCTACCTGGGAATGACCTGGACCTCGGCCTGGCGGCACTGGCGCGGCGCCGGGGTCCAATGGAAGGGGCGTAGCTACTCCCAGGCGAGCGCGGGCGTTACGCCCCCGGGACGAGCGGGATGA
- a CDS encoding hypothetical protein (possible pseudo, frameshifted): protein MGHVDLKSRLDLISPAAAEQARRLSAAIERARDALLARQHPEGYWCFELEADCTIPAEYICMMHFLGEVDEALQARLAAYLRSRQQEDGGWPLYPGGGLDLSCTVKAYYALKLAGDAPGEGHMRRAREAIIARGGASRSNVFTRYLLAMFGQVPWRAVPFLPVEIMLLPRWFPFHLSKVSYWSRTVMVPLAILYSLRARARNPKGIHVRELFTVDPEKERDYFPVRSRLNGLFLRLERTVRLLEPLIPGRVRRAAIARAERWIVERLNGEGGLGAIFPAMVNTLEAFRVLGYPREHPLCRTARRAIDKLLVVRDDSAYCQPCVSPVWDTALAVLALLEEGSEPGRRAARKALDWLEARQLLDAAGRLARIEAGLARRRLAVPVPQRSLPRSGRYRGRGLGDAACRCGPLWRRH from the coding sequence ATGGGACACGTTGATCTCAAATCCAGGCTGGACTTGATTTCCCCCGCGGCCGCCGAGCAGGCCCGGAGACTTTCGGCGGCCATCGAGCGCGCCCGCGACGCGCTGCTCGCGCGCCAGCACCCGGAGGGCTACTGGTGCTTCGAGCTGGAGGCGGACTGCACCATTCCCGCCGAGTACATCTGCATGATGCACTTCCTCGGCGAGGTGGACGAGGCGCTGCAGGCGAGGCTGGCCGCCTACCTGCGCAGCCGCCAGCAGGAGGACGGCGGCTGGCCCCTCTACCCGGGGGGCGGGCTGGATCTGAGCTGCACGGTGAAGGCCTACTACGCCCTCAAGCTCGCGGGAGACGCGCCCGGCGAGGGGCACATGCGCCGGGCCCGGGAGGCGATCATCGCGCGGGGCGGCGCCTCCCGCAGCAACGTGTTCACCCGCTACCTGCTGGCCATGTTCGGGCAGGTGCCGTGGCGCGCGGTGCCCTTCCTGCCGGTGGAGATCATGCTGCTGCCCCGCTGGTTTCCGTTTCACCTGAGCAAGGTCTCCTACTGGTCCCGTACCGTCATGGTGCCCCTGGCGATCCTCTATTCCCTGCGGGCGCGGGCCCGCAACCCGAAAGGCATCCATGTGCGGGAGCTGTTCACCGTCGATCCGGAGAAGGAGCGCGATTATTTCCCGGTACGCTCCCGGCTAAACGGGCTCTTCCTCCGCCTCGAGCGGACGGTGCGGCTGCTGGAGCCTTTGATTCCGGGCAGGGTGCGCCGGGCGGCGATCGCGCGGGCGGAACGCTGGATCGTCGAGCGGCTCAACGGGGAGGGGGGGCTGGGCGCGATCTTCCCCGCCATGGTCAACACCCTCGAGGCCTTCAGAGTGCTCGGGTATCCCCGGGAACATCCCCTCTGCCGCACTGCCCGTAGAGCCATCGACAAGCTGCTCGTGGTTCGCGACGACTCAGCCTATTGCCAGCCCTGCGTGTCTCCGGTCTGGGACACGGCTCTGGCGGTGCTGGCCCTGCTGGAGGAAGGCAGCGAGCCGGGGCGCCGGGCGGCGCGCAAGGCCCTCGACTGGCTGGAGGCGCGCCAGTTGCTGGACGCCGCCGGGCGACTGGCGCGAATCGAGGCCGGACTTGCCAGGAGGCGGCTGGCCGTTCCAGTTCCGCAACGATCACTACCCCGATCTGGACGATACCGCGGTCGTGGCCTGGGCGATGCGGCGTGCCGATGCGGCCCGCTATGGCGTCGCCATTGA
- a CDS encoding hypothetical protein (possible pseudo, frameshifted), translating to MRRADAARYGVAIERAARWICGMQSRNGGFAAFDADNTHDYLLEIPFADHGALLDPPTADVSARCATLLALLKKDPEHARALERCTAYLLGEQESDGSWFGRWGTNYIYGTWSAAMALEQSADPRAREALQRGAAWLKRVQRPDGGWGETNDSYADPSLAGRASRSTAFQTAWAVLGLLAAGETGAPELWRGVEYLLRTQESDGRWDDPEFTAPGFPRVFYLKYHGYSVYFPLWALARAKSVLAPWG from the coding sequence ATGCGGCGTGCCGATGCGGCCCGCTATGGCGTCGCCATTGAGCGGGCCGCCCGGTGGATTTGCGGCATGCAATCGCGCAACGGGGGCTTCGCCGCTTTCGACGCCGATAATACTCATGATTACCTGCTGGAGATCCCCTTCGCCGATCACGGCGCTTTGCTGGACCCGCCCACCGCCGACGTGTCGGCCCGCTGCGCCACCTTGCTCGCCCTTCTGAAGAAGGACCCGGAGCACGCCCGCGCCCTCGAGCGCTGCACCGCCTACCTGCTCGGCGAGCAGGAGTCGGATGGATCCTGGTTCGGCCGCTGGGGCACGAACTACATCTACGGCACCTGGTCGGCGGCCATGGCGCTGGAGCAGAGTGCCGATCCCCGGGCCCGGGAGGCGCTCCAGCGGGGGGCGGCCTGGCTCAAACGGGTGCAGCGGCCGGACGGCGGGTGGGGCGAGACCAACGACAGTTACGCCGACCCGAGCCTCGCCGGCCGGGCCAGCCGCAGCACGGCGTTCCAGACCGCCTGGGCCGTGCTCGGGCTTCTAGCGGCCGGGGAGACCGGGGCGCCTGAGTTGTGGCGCGGCGTGGAATACCTGCTGCGCACCCAGGAAAGCGACGGGCGCTGGGACGATCCGGAGTTCACCGCGCCGGGCTTTCCCCGGGTGTTCTACCTCAAGTACCACGGCTACAGCGTCTACTTCCCCTTGTGGGCGTTGGCCCGGGCAAAGAGCGTCCTCGCCCCATGGGGATGA
- a CDS encoding NAD-dependent dehydratase, with amino-acid sequence MSAPFLVTGASGFVGAAIVRALVGAGEPVRVLVRPTSDQRNLEGLPVQTAVGDLLDPDSLRRAVSGCRGVYHAAADYRLWARDPTAMHRANVQGTVNLLRAAAEAGVERVVYTSSVATLGCRADGAPADETTPSRLEDMIGPYKRSKFLAEEQAMRFAREEGLPVVIVNPSAPVGPGDRRPTPTGRMVLDAACGRTPAYVDTGLSLVHVDDVAYGHLLAYRHGVPGERYVLGGENLELREILARIARLAGGRPPRVRLPVAALFPVAWVMEAWSWAGGSEPRVTRDALRMARKRMYFSSDKAARQLGYRFRPADEALQDAIDWFRRHGYFR; translated from the coding sequence ATGAGCGCTCCCTTTCTGGTCACCGGCGCGAGCGGCTTCGTCGGCGCGGCCATCGTGCGTGCCTTGGTCGGCGCCGGCGAGCCCGTGCGGGTGCTGGTGCGTCCGACCAGCGACCAGCGCAATCTGGAGGGGCTCCCGGTACAGACCGCGGTCGGCGACCTGCTCGACCCGGATTCCCTGCGGCGGGCCGTTTCGGGCTGCCGCGGGGTCTACCATGCGGCCGCCGACTATCGCCTGTGGGCGCGGGATCCGACGGCCATGCATCGCGCCAATGTGCAGGGTACCGTAAACCTGCTGCGCGCGGCAGCGGAGGCCGGGGTCGAGCGCGTCGTCTACACGAGCAGCGTGGCCACCCTCGGCTGCCGCGCCGATGGGGCGCCGGCCGACGAGACGACGCCGTCGCGGCTGGAGGACATGATCGGCCCCTACAAGCGCTCCAAGTTTCTCGCCGAAGAGCAGGCGATGCGGTTCGCCCGGGAAGAAGGCCTGCCGGTGGTGATCGTGAACCCGTCGGCGCCGGTGGGGCCCGGCGACCGGCGGCCCACCCCCACCGGCCGGATGGTGCTTGACGCGGCCTGCGGCCGCACGCCGGCTTACGTGGACACCGGCCTCAGCCTGGTCCACGTGGACGATGTGGCTTACGGCCATCTGCTGGCTTACCGGCATGGGGTTCCCGGAGAACGCTACGTCCTGGGCGGCGAGAATCTGGAGCTGCGGGAGATTCTGGCCCGCATCGCCCGCCTGGCGGGCGGGCGCCCGCCCCGGGTGCGACTCCCGGTGGCGGCGCTCTTTCCCGTGGCGTGGGTCATGGAGGCGTGGTCGTGGGCCGGCGGAAGCGAGCCGCGGGTCACCCGCGATGCGCTGCGCATGGCGCGCAAGCGGATGTATTTCTCCAGCGACAAGGCGGCGCGGCAGCTCGGCTACCGTTTTCGCCCGGCGGACGAGGCGCTGCAGGACGCCATCGACTGGTTTCGCCGGCACGGCTATTTCCGCTGA